Proteins encoded within one genomic window of Brassica rapa cultivar Chiifu-401-42 chromosome A09, CAAS_Brap_v3.01, whole genome shotgun sequence:
- the LOC103843276 gene encoding probable receptor-like protein kinase At1g11050, whose protein sequence is MMAKPNLRFLLPLLFALVNLSASAPSPPPSQTCPLDFSHVTRIPWNTTDCQTYDRSVERKNSCCQSVLTLVGIPMARRLKQTSNFRLPNLATSISCLNDLEEKLESLSLPPNLTSLCFDPNQFVINNETCAGIQTTKDWTSRLGSTTALDSACAAGLTDLTRCDACVAAGFRVQTQLITLDGNSSHGVYCYHFAVLYAAGIINKNGPEGDDALSCLFSLSLRTPLSSKKKKHKVVALVLSLTGAGLAVLAITGLYLRFGRVVKRGEVGWEEQESRPKWRPNTGSIWFKIEDLEKATNSFSQKNFIGRGGFGFVYKGVLPDGSVIAVKKVIESEFQGDAEFRNEVEIISNLKHRNLVPLRGCSMVDDESGSQRYLVYDYMSNGNLDDHLFSTKTLLTWPQRKSIILDVAKGLAYLHYGVKPAIYHRDIKGTNILLDVEMRARVADFGLAKQSREGESHLTTRVAGTHGYLAPEYALYGQLTEKSDVYSFGVVVLEIMCGRKALDLSTSGSPNTFLITDWAWSLVKAGRTEEALASSLLREEPSGMSNPKGIMERFLQVGILCAHVLVALRPTILDALRMLEGDIEVPPIPDRPVPLAHPSYRIDGNGFTISPALSGLQIHSGDMLR, encoded by the coding sequence ATGATGGCGAAACCAAACCTCCGTTTCCTCCTTCCCCTCCTCTTCGCCTTGGTCAATCTCTCAGCCTCCGCTCCATCTCCGCCACCGTCGCAGACTTGCCCTCTAGACTTCAGCCACGTCACGAGAATCCCATGGAACACAACCGACTGCCAAACCTACGACAGATCAGTCGAGAGAAAAAACAGCTGCTGCCAATCAGTTCTCACCCTCGTCGGAATCCCCATGGCTCGCCGTCTCAAACAAACATCAAACTTCCGTCTCCCCAACCTCGCCACCTCCATCTCCTGCCTCAACGACCTCGAGGAGAAGCTCGAGTCCCTCTCCCTCCCTCCCAACCTCACCTCCCTCTGCTTCGACCCCAACCAGTTCGTCATCAACAACGAGACCTGCGCTGGGATCCAAACCACCAAGGACTGGACCTCCCGCCTCGGCTCCACCACGGCGCTCGACTCCGCCTGCGCCGCCGGTTTAACCGATCTCACCCGCTGCGACGCTTGCGTCGCAGCTGGCTTTCGCGTTCAGACGCAGCTGATCACTCTCGATGGTAACAGCTCGCACGGTGTCTACTGTTACCATTTCGCCGTCCTCTACGCCGCTGGTATAATTAACAAGAACGGGCCCGAGGGGGATGACGCTTTGTCTTGTCTCTTCTCCTTGAGCTTGAGAACTCCTTTGAGCtctaagaagaagaaacataaaGTGGTGGCGCTTGTTTTAAGCTTAACCGGAGCTGGCCTCGCGGTTTTGGCGATTACCGGTTTGTATCTCCGGTTCGGTAGAGTTGTTAAAAGAGGAGAAGTCGGTTGGGAGGAGCAAGAGTCTAGACCGAAGTGGAGACCGAACACCGGTTCGATCTGGTTCAAAATCGAGGACCTCGAGAAGGCTACCAACAGCTTCTCCCAGAAGAATTTCATCGGTCGAGGCGGGTTCGGTTTCGTCTACAAGGGGGTGTTACCGGATGGTTCGGTTATCGCGGTTAAGAAGGTGATAGAGTCTGAGTTTCAAGGAGATGCGGAGTTTCGTAATGAGGTTGAGATTATTAGTAATTTGAAACATAGAAACTTGGTCCCACTTAGAGGTTGTAGTATGGTTGATGATGAGAGTGGGAGTCAGAGATATCTTGTTTATGATTACATGTCTAACGGGAATCTTGACGATCACTTGTTCAGTACCAAGACTCTATTAACATGGCCGCAGAGGAAGAGTATCATTCTCGATGTAGCTAAAGGGCTTGCTTACTTGCATTACGGAGTTAAACCGGCTATATACCACCGTGACATTAAAGGTACAAACATATTGTTAGACGTCGAAATGAGAGCGAGGGTTGCGGATTTCGGTTTAGCGAAACAGAGTAGAGAAGGGGAGTCTCATCTCACCACCAGAGTGGCCGGTACGCACGGTTACTTGGCTCCGGAGTACGCGTTATACGGTCAGCTAACCGAGAAAAGCGACGTGTATAGCTTCGGAGTTGTTGTGTTGGAGATAATGTGTGGAAGGAAAGCTCTCGATTTATCTACCTCAGGATCACCGAACACGTTTCTGATAACGGATTGGGCTTGGTCGTTGGTGAAGGCCGGGAGAACAGAGGAAGCTCTTGCGTCGTCTTTGTTGAGAGAGGAGCCTTCGGGGATGTCGAATCCGAAAGGGATCATGGAGAGGTTCTTGCAAGTTGGGATCTTATGCGCTCATGTTTTGGTTGCTTTAAGGCCGACGATATTGGATGCGTTGAGAATGCTTGAAGGAGACATCGAAGTTCCTCCTATTCCCGACCGACCGGTCCCGCTCGCGCATCCTTCGTACCGGATCGATGGGAACGGTTTCACTATATCGCCTGCGCTTAGCGGGCTACAAATACATTCAGGAGATATGCTTAGATAA
- the LOC103843275 gene encoding E3 ubiquitin-protein ligase MARCH1, translating to MHGEVQLQPPDSQKLSDSAPLLGTSPSSSSSSDHEINAEEDLESGGDSATAPCCRICLENDCELLGDELISPCMCKGTQQLVHRSCLDHWRSVKEGFAFSHCTTCKAQFHLRVEPFEDNNSWRRKVKFRVFVARDVLLVFFAVQTVIAVMAGFAYMMDKDGEFRNSFNDNWDRILSKHPIPFYYCIGVVTFFVLTGFLGLVLHCSSLNGNDPRMAGCQNCCYGWGILDCFPASMEACFALVVVFVVIFAILGLAYGFLATTMAIQRIWQRHYHILTKRELTKEYIVEDLHGCYTPPKLDAEHEGRLKMLKLM from the exons ATGCACGGTGAAGTACAATTGCAGCCACCAGATTCTCAGAAGCTCAGTGATTCCGCTCCCTTATTAGGAACCTCTCcatcatcgtcttcttcttccgaTCACGAGATAAACGCTGAAGAAGATTTGGAGAGTGGCGGCGATTCCGCTACAGCTCCTTGCTGTCGCATCTGTCTAGAGAACGATTGCGAGTTGTTAGGAGATGAATTGATATCGCCGTGTATGTGCAAAGGCACTCAGCAACTCGTGCATCGCTCGTGTTTAGATCATTGGCGTTCTGTTAAGGAAGGGTTTGCGTTCTCTCATTGTACTACTTGCAAAGCTCAGTTTCATCTCCGCGTTGAGCCTTTTGAGGATAACAACTCTTGGCGGAGGAAAGTTAAATTTAGAGTGTTTGTCGCTAGGGATGTGCTTTTGGTCTTCTTCGCTGTGCAGACT GTTATTGCCGTGATGGCTGGATTTGCATACATGATGGATAAAGACGGAGAGTTTCGCAACTCTTTCAATGATAATTGGGATCGTATATTGTCTAAACATCCCATCCCCTTCTACTATTGCATCG GGGTTGTGACCTTCTTTGTGCTGACTGGGTTTCTTGGCCTCGTTCTACACTGCTCTTCTCTCAACGGTAATGACCCGAGGATGGCTGGTTGTCAGAACTGCTGTTACGGATGGGGGATCTTGGATTGTTTCCCTGCGTCAATGGAAGCTTGTTTCGCTCTTGTTGTTGTCTTTGTTGTTATATTTGCGATTCTTGGTTTAGCGTATGGGTTTCTTGCTACGACTATGGCTATTCAGAGGATATGGCAGAGGCATTACCATATCCTCACTAAGCGAGAGCTCACGAAGGAGTATATTGTGGAAGATCTTCATGGATGTTACACTCCCCCGAAGCTGGATGCTGAGCACGAAGGAAGATTGAAAATGCTGAAACTTATGTGA
- the LOC103843274 gene encoding MLO-like protein 4: protein MRGINERRWRGRRRGSSHVRRFLLDRCRSLLKLFRKKSLWRLCLLEMEHVMKEGRSLAETPTYSVASVVTVLVFVCFLVERAIYRFGKWLKKTRRKALFTSLEKMKEELMLLGLISLLLSQSARWISEICVNSSLFNSKFYICSEQDYGIHKKLLLEHTSSTSNTSLPHHGAPHQCGHGREPFVSYEGLEQLLRFLFVLGITHVLYSGIAIGLAMSKIYSWRKWEAQAIVMAEADIHAKRTKVMMRQSTFVFHHASHPWSNNRFLIWMLCFLRQFRGSIRKSDYFALRLGFLTKHNLPFTYNFHMYMVRSMEDEFHGIVGISWPLWVYAIVCICINVHGLNMYFWLSFIPAILVMLVGTKLEHVVSKLALEVKEQQTGTTAGAQVKPRDGLFWFGKPEILLRLIQFIIFQNAFEMATFIWFLWGIKERSCFMKNHVMISSRLISGVLVQFWCSYGTVPLNVIVTQMGSRCKKAVIAENVRDSLHSWCKRVKERSKHARSVCSLDTATIDERDEMTVGTLSRSSSMTSLNQITINSTDQAESIFGAAASSSSPQDEYTSRVEEYLSETFNNIGSMQPLNDEIEIEVESEEDNERRGSESEETNGEGGETLFDLFRRT from the exons ATGAGAGGCATTAATGAAAGACgttggagaggaagaagaagaggaagcagcCATGTGCGGCGGTTTCTACTTG ATAGATGCAGATCGCTTCTCAAACTTTTTCGGAAGAAAAGTTTGTGGAGACTTTGCTTGCTGGAGATGGAGCATGTGATGAAAGAAGGGAGGTCTCTCGCAGAGACGCCGACTTACTCTGTTGCTTCGGTTGTTACTGTTTTGGTGTTCGTTTGCTTTCTTGTTGAACGAGCCATCTACAGATTCGGAAAG TGGTTAAAGAAGACAAGAAGAAAGGCACTTTTTACTTCTCTGGAGAAGATGAAAGAAG AGTTGATGTTGCTGGGGCTTATATCACTGCTCTTGTCACAAAGCGCGAGATGGATATCAGAAATCTGTGTAAACTCTTCTCTTTTCAACAGTAAATTCTATATTTGCTCCGAGCAAGACTATGGAATCCATAAGAAACTTCTTTTGGAACACACCTCTTCTACAAGCAACACTTCCTTACCACATCATGGAGCCCCTCATCAATGTGGTCAT GGCCGTGAACCATTTGTGTCGTATGAGGGTCTCGAGCAACTCCTGAGATTCTTATTTGTCCTGGGTATCACTCATGTTCTGTACAGTGGCATTGCCATTGGTTTAGCCATGAGCAAG ATTTACAGTTGGAGAAAATGGGAAGCCCAAGCGATCGTAATGGCTGAAGCAGATATCCATG CAAAGAGGACTAAAGTAATGATGCGTCAGTCTACATTCGTCTTCCATCATGCctctcatccttggagtaacaATCGTTTTCTCATCTGGATG cTTTGCTTCCTGCGGCAGTTTAGAGGCTCTATACGGAAGTCTGACTACTTTGCGCTTCGGTTAGGTTTCCTCACT AAACATAACTTGCCATTTACATACAACTTCCACATGTATATGGTACGGAGCATGGAAGATGAGTTTCATGGCATCGTTGGGATAAG CTGGCCGCTTTGGGTTTACGCTATAGTATGTATCTGCATAAATGTTCATG GCCTGAATATGTACTTTTGGTTATCATTCATCCCTGCCATT CTTGTCATGCTAGTTGGAACCAAACTTGAGCACGTTGTCTCGAAGCTAGCTCTGGAGGTTAAGGAGCAGCAGACAGGCACAACTGCTGGGGCTCAAGTGAAACCGCGTGATGGACTTTTCTGGTTTGGGAAACCAGAGATTCTGTTACGGCTGATACAGTTTATCATTTTTCAG AATGCGTTTGAGATGGCAACATTTATCTGGTTCTTG TGGGGAATCAAGGAAAGATCTTGCTTCATGAAGAACCACGTTATGATATCGAGCCGCCTCATCTCTGG AGTTCTTGTTCAGTTCTGGTGTAGTTATGGCACTGTGCCTCTCAATGTCATTGTCACTCAG ATGGGGTCTCGGTGCAAGAAAGCTGTGATAGCAGAGAATGTAAGAGACTCACTTCACAGCTGGTGCAAGAGAGTGAAAGAGAGGTCTAAGCACGCGAGATCAGTGTGTTCACTAGACACAGCAACAATAGACGAGAGAGACGAGATGACAGTGGGAACATTGTCGAGGAGCTCATCCATGACCTCGCTGAATCAGATCACCATAAACTCCACAGACCAAGCAGAGTCCATATTCGGAGCTGCAGCTTCATCGAGCAGTCCTCAAGATGAATACACTTCAAGAGTCGAAGAATATCTGTCTGAAACATTCAATAACATCGGTTCGATGCAACCTTTAAACGATGAGATTGAGATTGAGGTTGAAAGTGAAGAAGATAATGAAAGGAGAGggagtgagagtgaagagactAATGGTGAAGGTGGAGAAACACTTTTTGATTTGTTTAGGAGGACTTGA
- the LOC103843272 gene encoding transmembrane 9 superfamily member 1 produces MPSSTGAVLLLLVSLLAIALASDSDHKYQADEQVTLWVNKVGPYNNPQETYNYFSLPFCRPSQNDVHKWGGLGEVLGGNELIDSEIPIKFLKNVDRNVICKLELDEAKVKHFKDAIESSYWFEFFMDDLPLWGFVGELHSDKNGENAKHVLYTHKNIVVKYNKDQIIHVNLTQDNPRPLEAGRTVDLTYSVQWIPTDITFPRRFDVYLDYPFFEHQIHWFSIFNSFMMVIFLTGLVSMILMRTLRNDYAKYAREDDDLESLERDVNEESGWKLVHGDVFRPPWSLVLLSAVVGTGAQLALLVLLVILMAIVGTLYVGRGAIVTTFIVCYALTSFISGYVSGGMYSRSGGKHWIKCMVLTASLFPFLCFGIGFLLNTIAIFYGSLAAIPFGTMVVVFVIWGFISFPLALLGTVVGRNWSGAPNNPCRVKTIPRPIPEKKWYLTPSVVSLMGGLLPFGSIFIEMYFVFTSFWNYKVYYVYGFMLLVFVILVIVTVCVTIVGTYFLLNAENYHWQWTSFFSAASTAVYVYLYSIYYYYVKTKMSGFFQTSFYFGYTMMFCLGLGILCGAVGFLGSNLFVRRIYRNIKCD; encoded by the exons ATGCCGTCCTCCACCGGCGCCGTATTGCTTCTCCTCGTCTCTCTTCTAGCAATTGCTCTCGCCTCCGATTCTGATCACAAG TATCAAGCTGATGAGCAGGTTACCCTGTGGGTGAACAAAGTTGGGCCATATAACAATCCACAAGAAACATACAACTACTTCAGCCTTCCCTTTTGCCGTCCCTCTCAGAACGATGTTCACAAATGGGGTGGTCTCGGTGAAGTTCTTGGTGGAAATGAGCTTATTGACAGCGAGATCCCTATAAAGTTCTTGA AAAATGTTGATAGAAATGTTATCTGTAAGCTTGAACTCGATGAAGCTAAGGTCAAGCACTTTAAAGATGCCATCGAATCTAGCTACTGGTTTGAATTCTTTATGG ATGATCTGCCTTTATGGG GCTTCGTGGGTGAGCTGCATTCTGACAAAAATGGTGAAAACGCCAAACACGTCCTCTACACACATAAGAACATTGTTGTCAAATACAACAAAGACCAG atCATACATGTTAATCTTACTCAAGACAACCCAAGGCCATTGGAAGCAGGGAGGACAGTGGATCTGACGTATTCTGTGCAATGGATTCCAACAGATATCACGTTTCCTCGCCGTTTTGATGTATATCTGGATTATCCGTTCTTTGAGCACCAG ATCCATTGGTTCTCCATCTTTAACTCGTTCATGATGGTTATTTTTCTCACTGGTTTGGTCTCAATGATATTGATGAGGACTCTCAGAAATGATTATGCGAAGTATGCTCGTGAAGATGATGATCTCGAGAGCTTG GAACGGGATGTAAATGAAGAATCTGGTTGGAAACTTGTGCATGGGGATGTGTTCAGACCACCATGGAGTCTAGTTCTTCTCTCAGCTGTTGTTGGCACAGGTGCACAGTTGGCGTTGCTTGTCCTTCTTGTCATATTAATGGCCATTGTGGGGACTCTCTATGTTGG GAGAGGAGCAATCGTCACTACATTCATAGTTTGCTATGCTCTAACTTCCTTTATCTCTGGTTATGTGAGTGGTGGGATGTACTCAAGAAGCGGGG GTAAACATTGGATCAAGTGCATGGTCCTCACGGCTTCTCTCTTCCCCTTTTTGTGCTTTGGAATCGGCTTTCTCCTAAACACGATTGCCATATTCTATGGATCCCTTGCGGCTATTCCTTTCGGGACAATGGTGGTTGTGTTTGTAATTTGGGGTTTCATTTCCTTCCCCTTAGCCCTCCTCGGGACAGTCGTTGGAAGAAACTGGAGCGGTGCTCCTAACAATCCATGCCGTGTGAAGACCATTCCACGTCCAATCCCTGAGAAGAAATGGTACTTAACTCCATCGGTTGTCTCCCTTATGGGAGGGTTGCTACCATTCGGAAGCATCTTCATCGAGATGTACTTCGTCTTCACATCCTTCTGGAATTACAAG GTGTACTACGTGTATGGATTCATGCTGCTGGTATTTGTGATTCTGGTCATAGTGACGGTCTGTGTGACAATTGTGGGAACCTATTTCCTGCTGAACGCAGAAAACTATCACTGGCAATGGACTTCGTTTTTTTCAGCTGCTTCAACGGCTGTCTACGTCTACTTATACTCCATCTATTATTACTACGTAAAGACCAAGATGTCAGGATTCTTCCAGACAAGCTTCTACTTTGGATACACCATGATGTTCTGTCTTGGCCTCGGCATCCTTTGCG GAGCTGTTGGATTCTTGGGATCAAACCTGTTTGTAAGGAGAATCTATAGAAACATCAAGTGCGACTAG
- the LOC103843273 gene encoding zinc transporter 4, chloroplastic: protein MIIVDILWKSFPLYLFSGSGTDPLSESILQMMASPKILCDAGESDLCRDDSAAFVLKFVAIASIFLSGAAGVAIPLVGKNRRFLQTEGNLFVSAKAFAAGVILATGFVHMLAGGTEALTNACLPEFPWSKFPFPGFFAMVAALITLLVDFMGTQYYERRQERSDNAAAPSEASAVVGVESGREEASVVVPVVVERVSDGNNKVFGEEEGGGMHIVGIRAHAAHHRHSHSNGLGTCDGHAHGHGHAHGHQDVGNGARHVVVSQILELGIVSHSIIIGLSLGVSQSPCTIRPLIAALSFHQFFEGFALGGCISQAQFKNKSATVMACFFALTTPVGIGIGTAVASSFNSHSPGALITEGILDSLSAGILVYMALVDLIAADFLSKRMSCNMRLQVVSYVMLFLGAGLMSALAIWA from the exons ATGATCATCGTCGAT ATTCTTTGGAAATCGTTTCCTCTGTACTTGTTCAGTGGATCAGGAACAGATCCTCTCTCAG AGTCCATTTTGCAGATGATGGCGTCTCCCAAAATCCTCTGTGACGCCGGCGAATCTGACCTCTGCAGAGACGACTCAGCTGCGTTTGTACTCAAATTCGTCGCCATTGCATCCATCTTCCTATCTGGAGCAGCAGGTGTAGCCATACCTCTCGTTGGCAAGAACCGCCGCTTCCTCCAAACGGAAGGGAACCTCTTTGTATCTGCTAAGGCCTTTGCAGCTGGTGTCATACTAGCAACTGGCTTTGTCCACATGCTTGCTGGCGGCACTGAGGCTCTGACCAATGCTTGTTTGCCGGAGTTCCCTTGGTCTAAGTTTCCGTTTCCTGGGTTCTTTGCTATGGTGGCTGCTTTGATCACTCTACTTGTGGATTTCATGGGGACTCAGTATTATGAGAGGAGGCAAGAGAGGAGTGATAATGCTGCTGCTCCTAGTGAAGCTTCTGCTGTTGTTGGTGTTGAGTCTGGTCGTGAAGAGGCGTCTGTTGTTGTTCCTGTGGTTGTTGAAAGAGTGAGTGATGgtaataataaagtttttggtGAAGAGGAAGGTGGTGGGATGCATATTGTTGGCATTCGTGCTCATGCTGCTCACCATAGACATAGTCACTCTAATGGCCTTGGTACATGCGATGGACATGCACACGGACATGGACACGCGCACGGACATCAAGATGTCGGAAATGGAGCTAGGCATGTTGTTGTTTCACAG ATATTGGAGCTTGGGATTGTATCGCACTCAATCATCATCGGTCTATCCCTCGGAGTATCTCAGTCTCCATGCACGATCAGGCCTCTAATAGCAGCTCTATCGTTTCACCAGTTCTTTGAAGGGTTTGCTCTCGGAGGATGCATCTCTCAAGCACAGTTTAAGAACAAATCAGCGACCGTAATGGCTTGCTTCTTCGCACTAACGACACCTGTAGGGATCGGGATCGGAACCGCGGTGGCCTCTTCTTTCAACTCGCATAGCCCTGGAGCTCTGATCACCGAGGGGATACTGGACTCGCTCTCGGCTGGGATACTGGTGTACATGGCTCTGGTGGACCTGATCGCAGCTGATTTTCTAAGCAAGAGGATGAGCTGTAATATGAGGCTTCAAGTTGTGTCTTATGTAATGTTGTTCCTTGGAGCTGGACTTATGTCCGCGCTTGCCATTTGGGCGTAG
- the LOC103843271 gene encoding serine/threonine-protein kinase SRK2A, producing the protein MEKYELVKDIGAGNFGVARLMKVKNSKELVAMKYIERGPKIDENVAREIINHRSLRHPNIIRFKEVVLTPTHLAIAMEYAAGGELFERICSAGRFSEDEARYFFQQLISGVSYCHAMQICHRDLKLENTLLDGSPAPRLKICDFGYSKSSLLHSRPKSTVGTPAYIAPEVLSRREYDGKMADVWSCGVTLYVMLVGAYPFEDQEDPKNFRKTIQKIMAVQYKIPDYVHISQDCKHLLSRIFVANSLKRITIAEIKKHPWFLKNLPRELTETAQAAYFKKENPTFSPQTAEEIMKIVDDAKTPPPVSRSIGGFGWGGKGDTEEEEEVDEEEVVEEEEDEDEYDKSVKEAHASGDVRIS; encoded by the exons ATGGAGAAGTACGAGCTGGTGAAAGACATAGGCGCTGGGAATTTCGGAGTGGCGAGGCTCATGAAGGTTAAAAACTCTAAAGAGCTCGTTGCCATGAAGTACATCGAGCGTGGTCCTAAG ATTGATGAGAATGTGGCAAGAGAGATCATTAATCATAGATCACTTCGCCATCCTAATATTATCCGATTTAAGGAG GTTGTGTTGACTCCAACTCATCTTGCTATTGCCATGGAGTATGCTGCTGGTGGCGAACTTTTCGAGCGTATTTGCAGTGCTGGAAGATTCAGTGAGGATGAG GCGAGATACTTCTTCCAGCAGCTTATATCAGGTGTTAGCTATTGCCATGCTATG CAAATATGCCATAGAGATCTGAAGCTCGAGAATACACTCCTGGATGGAAGTCCTGCTCCACGTCTTAAAATCTGTGATTTTGGTTATTCCAAG TCCTCTCTACTGCACTCGAGGCCCAAATCAACAGTTGGAACTCCAGCATATATTGCTCCTGAGGTCCTTTCGAGGAGAGAGTATGATGGCAAG aTGGCTGATGTATGGTCTTGTGGTGTAACTCTTTATGTCATGCTTGTTGGAGCATACCCATTCGAAGACCAGGAAGACCCCAAAAACTTTAGGAAAACAATACAA AAAATCATGGCCGTTCAGTACAAGATCCCGGACTACGTCCACATCTCACAGGATTGCAAACATCTCCTTTCCCGTATATTTGTTGCCAATTCACTcaag AGGATAACCATTGCAGAAATCAAGAAACACCCATGGTTCCTGAAGAACTTGCCTAGGGAACTCACAGAGACAGCTCAAGCTGCATATTTCAAGAAAGAGAATCCAACCTTCTCTCCCCAGACCGCGGAAGAGATCATGAAGATAGTGGATGACGCCAAAACACCTCCGCCTGTTTCCAGATCCATAGGAGGGTTTGGCTGGGGAGGAAAGGGAGAtacagaggaggaagaagaagtggatGAAGAGGAGGTggtggaagaagaggaagacgaGGATGAATATGATAAGAGTGTAAAGGAAGCACACGCAAGTGGAGACGTGAGAAtcagttga